In a genomic window of Blastocatellia bacterium:
- the bcp gene encoding thioredoxin-dependent thiol peroxidase, with protein sequence MKLNIGDKAPNFRLPDQHGTMHTLSDYRGQWVLLYFYPKDDTPGCTKEACAIRDQFPRFEQLNVKVFGVSTDSVKSHSKFAEKYHLPFTLLADAEKKLVHEYGVYGKKKFMGREVMGTHRTSFLINPKGKIAKIYENVKPETHAEEVLNDLAELTA encoded by the coding sequence ATGAAACTGAACATCGGTGATAAAGCTCCTAATTTTCGTTTGCCCGATCAACATGGAACCATGCACACCCTGTCGGACTATCGGGGACAATGGGTGCTGCTCTACTTCTATCCCAAAGACGATACACCCGGCTGCACCAAAGAAGCCTGCGCCATACGCGATCAGTTTCCGCGCTTTGAGCAACTGAACGTCAAGGTTTTTGGTGTCAGCACGGATTCGGTCAAGAGCCACAGCAAGTTCGCTGAGAAATATCATCTGCCCTTCACGCTTCTGGCTGACGCTGAGAAGAAACTGGTTCATGAGTACGGCGTGTATGGCAAGAAAAAATTTATGGGACGGGAAGTCATGGGCACGCATCGCACGTCGTTCCTGATCAACCCGAAGGGCAAGATCGCCAAAATCTATGAGAACGTCAAACCAGAAACGCACGCCGAGGAAGTGCTGAACGACTTGGCGGAGCTCACTGCCTAG
- a CDS encoding DUF427 domain-containing protein, whose translation MMKAIWQGVVLAESDETRIVEGNHYFPPDSVNMAYLRHSDTHTVCSWKGVASYYDVVVGEHVNKDAAWYYPEPKEAAQEIAHYVAFWRGVEVKP comes from the coding sequence ATCATGAAAGCAATCTGGCAAGGAGTCGTCCTGGCTGAAAGCGACGAGACGCGCATCGTCGAAGGGAACCACTATTTTCCGCCGGATTCCGTCAACATGGCCTACCTGCGACACAGCGACACTCATACTGTCTGTTCGTGGAAAGGTGTGGCCAGTTACTACGACGTGGTGGTTGGCGAGCACGTCAATAAGGACGCGGCGTGGTACTATCCCGAACCGAAAGAGGCTGCGCAGGAGATTGCTCATTACGTCGCTTTCTGGCGCGGCGTGGAAGTTAAACCATAA